A single window of Chloracidobacterium sp. DNA harbors:
- a CDS encoding sigma-70 family RNA polymerase sigma factor: MTSPDQEQITQYLRRWSGGSDGALEEMLPHVYAELRMIASRYRRRERGGTLQTTEIINEAYLRLSSQNDVEWQDRSHFFGVAARIMRHMLVDRARAKLFGKRGGGSEHLSLDEIAAFTPEPDVSVIDLNDALERLADFDERKARIVELRYFGGLSAAETAAVLGVSEITIKREWLKAKAWLYRDLTGED; this comes from the coding sequence ATGACGTCACCGGATCAAGAACAGATCACGCAATATCTGCGCCGTTGGAGCGGCGGCAGCGACGGCGCGCTCGAGGAAATGCTGCCGCACGTTTACGCCGAACTGAGGATGATCGCTAGCCGCTATCGCCGACGCGAACGCGGCGGAACACTCCAGACGACTGAGATAATAAACGAAGCATATCTGCGGCTATCGTCGCAAAACGACGTCGAGTGGCAGGACCGCTCACACTTTTTCGGTGTGGCGGCACGGATCATGCGACATATGCTGGTCGACCGAGCCCGGGCGAAACTCTTTGGCAAACGAGGCGGCGGCAGCGAACATTTAAGCTTGGACGAGATAGCAGCATTCACACCAGAACCCGATGTTAGTGTGATCGACCTCAACGATGCTCTCGAACGCCTCGCTGATTTTGACGAGCGCAAGGCACGGATCGTTGAGCTTAGATATTTTGGCGGACTTTCGGCCGCTGAAACTGCGGCAGTGCTCGGTGTTTCCGAGATCACTATCAAACGCGAATGGCTAAAAGCTAAGGCTTGGCTCTATCGCGACCTCACGGGCGAAGATTAG
- the queD gene encoding 6-carboxytetrahydropterin synthase QueD, whose product MSAFFEVMIERNFSSAHQLRGYKGKCENLHGHNYKIEIFARGRELNNIGLLIDFGDLKKAADEIVKYLDHRNLNELPPFDEELNPSAENLARYFLEYVNGRVGDDRVSVYKVRCYETPTSVATYQLD is encoded by the coding sequence ATGTCAGCTTTTTTTGAAGTAATGATCGAACGCAATTTCTCATCCGCACATCAATTGCGTGGATACAAGGGGAAATGCGAGAATCTGCACGGGCATAATTACAAGATCGAGATATTTGCCCGCGGCCGCGAGCTCAATAATATCGGACTGCTGATAGATTTCGGCGACCTCAAAAAGGCTGCCGATGAGATCGTGAAGTACCTCGATCACCGTAACCTAAACGAGTTGCCGCCTTTTGATGAGGAACTCAATCCGTCTGCCGAAAATCTAGCACGCTACTTTCTGGAGTACGTTAACGGTCGGGTCGGCGACGATCGCGTCAGCGTCTATAAGGTCCGCTGTTACGAGACACCGACTAGTGTTGCCACGTATCAGCTCGATTAG
- a CDS encoding TonB-dependent receptor gives MKHIFTAVLLTAILSVAALAQSAPAGSVRGTVVDQNGDVVTGARVELREIRTSTKNIYLTDSSGGFTFKDLAPGRYEITVDANGFGRLIKPLLVASSAISGLELRLSVGETHLVVSAEIGGRQERQNIPQAVNIISAERILERSTSVLAQVGKEEAGLNVQMTSPTIGAIVVRGLTGKNVVNYIDGVRYTNGAQRGGINTFFNLNDGANLSAIEVLRGPNGAQYGSDSLGGTVNMVTKFARFGDNKAEFHGEFNPSFTSANNGFGSSAFLSYGTNKLGGYVSLSARRANPLRTAKGLDTHSAITRYLGLPSNVLYDRSPDTGFTQYGGATRINYAPRSDSQFIFYYQRGQQDGGKRFDQLLGGDGNLIADLRNLMLDFGYARFVKQRFGWFDSASFTVSYNSQREERVNQGGQGNPFADITHQYERTSTTGFSFFLDKQLPKRNTFLFGGDFYGEQINSPAFIVNPVTNVTTISRPRVPDEARFNSAGLFIQNAWQAIPDRLRITGALRYGGVHYSAKGSDSPIVGGRALWASDSLRVADWSGRVGMVARLAQQFRLAFNYGRGFRYPSMTDLGTLGLTGDGFEVDYLASQRLSGTIGTTAGSDAVSTGIPVSKQRSETSQNFDFSVRYENRRFDTEFTAFVLDINSAITKQSLILPAGSVGQFLGSEPIISQLPSGVVFVGLSTAPVLVRANYTDARLYGFEYEAEGRINDNWSARGNITYIHSADKANGVPPNIEGGTPPPNAFLSLKYNRSKFWVEFYSTIAAKQDRLSSLDLSDRRTGSPRSRSQIENYFRRGACVQGLTSNAAGTCNGNVNTYTLLPTGENITQVLTRVLGPGFVAAPMFTSLPGYGLANIRGGINAAEKVTIFWAFENMFDQQYRNPSWGVDGAGRSFTAQLRYRF, from the coding sequence ATGAAGCACATTTTTACTGCTGTTTTGCTTACCGCTATACTCAGCGTCGCGGCTTTAGCTCAGTCTGCTCCCGCGGGTTCGGTCCGCGGAACCGTCGTCGATCAGAACGGCGATGTCGTGACGGGCGCAAGGGTCGAGCTCCGCGAGATCCGGACTTCGACTAAGAACATATACCTCACCGATTCGTCGGGCGGATTTACGTTCAAGGATCTGGCGCCCGGGCGGTATGAGATCACGGTCGATGCCAATGGCTTTGGCAGATTGATCAAGCCGTTGCTGGTAGCATCGTCGGCGATCTCGGGCCTGGAACTCCGTTTATCGGTCGGCGAGACACACCTCGTTGTTAGTGCCGAGATCGGTGGCCGGCAGGAAAGGCAGAATATTCCTCAGGCGGTCAACATCATCTCGGCCGAGCGCATTCTCGAGCGGTCCACATCGGTTTTGGCTCAGGTCGGTAAAGAGGAGGCGGGACTCAATGTCCAGATGACAAGCCCTACGATCGGGGCGATCGTCGTTCGCGGCCTGACCGGTAAGAATGTCGTCAACTATATCGACGGCGTCCGCTATACCAATGGTGCCCAACGCGGCGGCATTAACACGTTCTTTAACCTAAATGACGGGGCAAACCTCTCCGCGATCGAGGTTCTGCGTGGGCCGAACGGAGCCCAGTACGGCAGCGACTCGCTTGGCGGCACTGTCAATATGGTTACCAAATTTGCCCGCTTTGGCGATAACAAGGCCGAGTTTCACGGCGAATTTAACCCGAGCTTCACATCAGCCAATAATGGTTTTGGCAGCTCTGCGTTTCTTAGCTACGGCACTAACAAACTCGGCGGCTATGTCAGTCTGAGTGCCCGCCGCGCCAACCCTTTGCGGACGGCCAAGGGACTCGACACACACTCAGCGATCACACGCTATCTAGGCCTGCCGTCCAATGTGCTCTATGACCGCAGTCCCGATACGGGCTTTACGCAATACGGCGGAGCGACACGTATCAATTATGCACCGCGTTCCGATAGCCAATTCATCTTTTACTATCAACGCGGACAACAGGATGGCGGCAAGCGTTTCGACCAGCTTCTGGGCGGCGACGGCAATCTGATCGCCGACCTTCGAAATCTGATGCTGGATTTCGGCTACGCCCGTTTCGTCAAGCAGCGTTTCGGATGGTTTGATTCGGCATCATTTACCGTCTCGTACAACAGCCAACGCGAGGAGCGCGTAAATCAGGGCGGCCAGGGCAATCCCTTTGCCGACATCACACATCAGTACGAACGCACATCGACGACCGGCTTTAGCTTTTTCCTGGACAAACAGTTGCCGAAACGCAATACGTTTCTTTTCGGCGGCGATTTTTACGGTGAACAGATCAACTCACCTGCTTTCATCGTCAACCCCGTAACAAACGTTACGACGATCTCGCGGCCCCGCGTTCCGGATGAAGCGAGATTCAATTCGGCCGGGTTGTTTATACAGAACGCCTGGCAAGCGATACCGGATCGATTGAGGATCACGGGAGCCTTGCGTTACGGCGGAGTGCATTACAGTGCAAAGGGTTCGGATTCGCCAATCGTCGGCGGACGAGCCCTCTGGGCGAGTGACAGCCTTCGCGTTGCTGATTGGTCAGGCCGCGTCGGAATGGTGGCTCGGTTGGCTCAGCAGTTTCGCCTCGCGTTCAACTACGGCCGCGGATTTCGTTATCCGAGTATGACCGATCTGGGCACGCTCGGGCTGACGGGAGACGGTTTTGAGGTCGATTATCTTGCTTCGCAAAGACTCTCCGGGACGATCGGCACGACCGCCGGCAGCGATGCGGTCTCAACCGGCATTCCGGTCTCAAAACAGCGTTCGGAAACGAGCCAAAATTTCGATTTTTCGGTTAGATACGAAAATCGCCGTTTTGACACCGAGTTTACGGCGTTTGTACTCGACATCAACAGTGCGATCACCAAACAGTCTCTGATCTTGCCCGCCGGATCAGTCGGACAGTTTCTGGGCAGTGAGCCGATCATTTCGCAGTTGCCGAGCGGCGTCGTTTTCGTCGGCCTCTCGACCGCACCCGTGCTGGTGCGGGCGAACTATACCGACGCTCGCCTTTACGGTTTTGAGTACGAGGCCGAAGGCCGCATCAATGATAATTGGTCCGCCCGTGGCAACATCACCTATATTCACTCTGCCGACAAAGCGAACGGAGTGCCGCCTAATATCGAGGGCGGAACACCGCCGCCCAACGCATTCTTGAGCCTTAAATATAATCGTTCGAAATTCTGGGTGGAATTTTACTCAACGATCGCCGCCAAGCAGGACCGACTGTCAAGCCTCGACCTTTCTGATCGCCGCACGGGGTCGCCTCGATCGCGTTCGCAGATCGAAAATTACTTCCGCCGCGGAGCCTGCGTTCAGGGTCTGACCTCGAACGCCGCCGGAACCTGCAACGGCAATGTTAATACATACACGCTGCTACCGACCGGCGAGAATATTACACAGGTTCTAACGCGGGTTCTCGGCCCGGGATTCGTAGCCGCTCCGATGTTTACATCGCTGCCGGGCTACGGCCTTGCGAACATTCGCGGAGGCATCAACGCGGCCGAAAAGGTGACGATATTCTGGGCGTTTGAGAATATGTTTGACCAACAGTACCGTAACCCAAGCTGGGGTGTCGACGGTGCCGGACGCAGCTTTACGGCACAGTTGCGTTATCGATTTTAG
- a CDS encoding serine/threonine protein kinase — protein sequence MGNTANRSSSDAERKRWQLIDRLFDEAIDIVPADRADFIARRCAGDEALMREITSLLDAAIRSEGLFESPQFTEAEPADDQFKGKRFGLYRLLSLIGRGGMGSVYLAVREEDFSKKVAVKVIPPLSDSPTTAANFRRERQILARLDHPNIARLLDGGTSPNGTPFLVMEYIEGKPIDQYCDDAGLTTIEKLHIFEKVCHAVSFAHQNLVVHRDLKPQNILVRSDASPILLDFGIAKLLESDDGNTVSGFALTPDYAAPEQIRGENITTATDVYSLGVILFEMVVGKRPFALSGKSLPEMSTAIGRGRPIGRDEIEDEDLRAIITHSLAASASERYQTVDELGADIARLLQNEPIKAKPASPAYRFRKYARRHRLAIAAAAIAVLLIAGWAGTFAWQFANARLQASANRRAAYAAEMTLAAKEFEGANVTRAAELVDKYDPEKNPAGDDLRGFEWYLLHKMIEPKGRIRSLPHPDEVWSTSFSADGKLLGTACDDGIVRIYGVADGQLVSQTAPDSSAWIMRFLPDGKRFAVASGTSRSPSVKIYDSATGAFSNELKGHTARVRALAISPDGKLAATGSADGTLRFWDLGSGKQIRIFNYERDGRPIEVNTAEFSLDGRFLAFAVAGTVSTINTSDWTRKESDPDDLAEHEIETFAWSLAYSPLGKTIAAGMFSGEVGLFDAATLKLIKVLRPHRANVKGIAFTPDGSTLITSSWDRTLMLIRPESGEVLADLKPHLGAIHDVQISPDGRTIATAGADLRVNISSVADINDGRIPSSETAFATVSDDLQIISHNSLESRFGAWNTTDGTPQWSLKSRSASSTAISSAIGGIFLQGDSIGRIAVRSSSNGSLVNDFKIFERPVTAVQLSPDHERAVATDTRGGVTVFDPSDGRTIFELNSHTSIAKVAIFSPDAKMLVTGGNDKAVKVWDMSTGELINDLRGHTEAVTAAAFSADGKLLATGSADDTIKIWRCSDWKLERELGGFSNGVASIVFTPDGTRLAAATDVGLIRFWDPLDGLQVFALSASEKGVNKIAFSDGGKILVSIDAGAKIRLWRTV from the coding sequence ATGGGCAACACGGCAAATAGATCGAGCAGTGATGCCGAGCGTAAGCGTTGGCAATTGATCGACCGTCTTTTTGACGAGGCGATCGACATCGTCCCGGCGGATCGAGCCGACTTTATAGCAAGGCGGTGCGCCGGGGACGAAGCGTTAATGCGTGAGATCACTTCACTTTTGGACGCTGCGATTCGGTCAGAAGGACTTTTTGAATCACCGCAATTTACCGAAGCCGAGCCGGCCGACGATCAGTTTAAGGGCAAGAGATTTGGTTTATACCGGCTCCTAAGCCTGATCGGACGGGGCGGGATGGGTTCGGTCTATCTCGCGGTTCGAGAAGAAGATTTCTCAAAAAAGGTCGCGGTCAAGGTGATCCCGCCGCTGTCCGACTCGCCGACAACTGCAGCTAACTTTCGCCGCGAACGGCAGATACTTGCCCGACTCGACCACCCGAACATCGCCCGCCTTCTCGACGGCGGAACATCGCCGAATGGCACTCCATTCCTCGTAATGGAATACATCGAGGGCAAGCCGATCGACCAATATTGTGATGATGCCGGCCTCACGACCATCGAAAAATTACATATCTTTGAAAAGGTATGCCACGCCGTGAGCTTTGCCCATCAGAATCTGGTCGTGCACCGCGACCTCAAGCCTCAAAATATACTTGTCCGCAGTGACGCTTCGCCGATCCTACTTGATTTTGGTATTGCCAAGCTACTCGAATCGGACGACGGCAATACGGTCAGCGGTTTTGCTCTCACGCCCGATTATGCCGCACCCGAGCAGATCCGCGGCGAGAATATTACTACCGCGACCGACGTATATTCATTGGGCGTTATCCTTTTTGAGATGGTCGTGGGCAAACGGCCATTCGCCCTTTCAGGCAAGAGCCTGCCGGAAATGAGTACAGCGATCGGCCGAGGGCGACCTATCGGGCGCGATGAGATCGAGGACGAAGACTTGCGGGCGATCATAACGCACTCGCTGGCCGCCTCCGCGTCCGAGCGCTATCAGACCGTCGATGAACTCGGCGCCGATATCGCACGCCTACTCCAAAATGAGCCGATCAAGGCAAAGCCGGCGTCGCCGGCCTATCGATTTCGCAAATACGCTCGGCGGCATCGTCTGGCGATCGCGGCGGCAGCGATCGCCGTATTGCTGATCGCGGGCTGGGCCGGGACCTTCGCCTGGCAATTCGCGAATGCACGTTTACAGGCCTCAGCGAACCGCCGGGCGGCATACGCGGCCGAAATGACTCTGGCTGCCAAGGAATTTGAGGGGGCGAACGTGACCCGTGCTGCGGAACTCGTCGATAAGTACGATCCCGAAAAAAACCCCGCCGGCGATGACCTTCGCGGATTCGAGTGGTATCTATTGCACAAAATGATCGAACCAAAGGGCCGCATACGCAGCTTGCCGCACCCCGACGAGGTCTGGTCCACATCGTTTTCCGCAGACGGTAAACTGCTCGGTACCGCGTGTGACGATGGCATCGTTAGGATCTACGGAGTTGCGGACGGACAACTTGTGTCGCAGACCGCACCCGACAGCAGTGCCTGGATAATGCGCTTTTTACCGGACGGAAAGCGGTTTGCGGTCGCCTCCGGCACATCACGTTCGCCGTCGGTCAAGATCTATGATTCGGCAACGGGTGCATTCAGCAACGAACTGAAAGGCCACACGGCACGCGTTCGGGCCCTTGCGATCTCGCCGGACGGTAAACTGGCGGCGACTGGCTCGGCCGACGGAACACTAAGATTCTGGGACTTGGGCAGCGGCAAACAGATCCGTATCTTTAATTATGAAAGGGATGGTCGACCAATAGAGGTCAACACGGCCGAGTTTTCGCTCGACGGACGATTCCTGGCGTTTGCAGTTGCCGGAACAGTTTCGACTATTAATACTAGCGACTGGACGCGGAAGGAGTCAGATCCTGACGATCTGGCGGAACACGAAATCGAAACTTTCGCGTGGTCGCTCGCGTATTCTCCGCTCGGAAAAACGATCGCCGCCGGGATGTTTTCGGGTGAGGTCGGGCTATTTGATGCTGCGACATTGAAGCTGATCAAGGTACTTCGGCCTCATCGCGCAAATGTAAAGGGCATCGCGTTTACGCCGGACGGCAGCACACTGATCACCTCTAGTTGGGACAGAACGCTAATGTTGATCCGGCCGGAAAGCGGCGAGGTCCTCGCTGATCTTAAACCGCATCTGGGGGCTATACACGATGTCCAAATATCACCTGACGGCCGCACGATCGCGACGGCCGGAGCTGATCTGCGGGTAAATATCTCGAGTGTCGCCGACATCAATGACGGCCGTATTCCGTCAAGCGAGACGGCCTTTGCCACAGTCAGCGATGATCTGCAGATCATAAGTCATAACTCTCTCGAAAGCCGATTTGGGGCGTGGAACACTACCGACGGAACTCCTCAATGGTCATTAAAGAGTCGGTCGGCTTCGAGTACTGCGATATCGTCGGCCATCGGCGGTATCTTTCTGCAGGGTGACTCGATAGGACGAATTGCCGTTCGAAGCTCGTCGAACGGGAGTTTGGTCAATGACTTCAAGATCTTTGAACGCCCGGTGACCGCGGTCCAACTATCGCCTGACCACGAGCGAGCCGTCGCAACCGATACTCGGGGCGGCGTCACCGTCTTTGATCCGTCGGACGGCCGTACCATTTTCGAATTAAATAGCCATACATCGATCGCAAAGGTCGCCATTTTTTCGCCGGACGCGAAAATGCTTGTCACGGGCGGCAACGACAAGGCAGTTAAGGTTTGGGATATGTCGACCGGTGAATTGATCAACGATCTTCGCGGCCATACCGAAGCGGTGACGGCAGCGGCATTTTCGGCGGACGGCAAACTGCTTGCGACAGGCTCAGCCGATGATACGATAAAGATTTGGCGTTGCTCCGACTGGAAACTCGAGCGCGAGCTCGGCGGCTTTAGTAACGGAGTCGCGTCGATCGTATTTACGCCGGACGGCACCCGGCTCGCAGCGGCCACCGATGTCGGCCTGATTCGATTTTGGGATCCGTTGGACGGTTTGCAGGTATTTGCTCTGTCGGCGTCTGAGAAAGGCGTAAACAAGATCGCTTTCTCCGACGGCGGTAAAATACTCGTCAGCATCGATGCTGGTGCCAAGATCAGATTATGGCGTACGGTTTAG
- a CDS encoding GNAT family N-acetyltransferase, producing MAYGLADAANTNMDISIRNAGIDDAVLVAVLASTTFYESYSRQDESDNLAQYISESFAVAAIVDEIQDPTSTFLIAYVDGKAVGYARLIDYSTTDGVSSDRVIELRRIYILERLWGTGIGEQLLTQCVKTASERGFDTIWLGVWEENLRARRFYDKFGFKQVGTLTFPYGDVVGINLVLQKNLT from the coding sequence ATGGCGTACGGTTTAGCTGACGCCGCTAACACAAATATGGATATTTCGATCAGAAACGCCGGTATCGACGACGCCGTACTGGTCGCGGTGCTCGCATCTACCACATTTTACGAATCGTATTCGCGGCAGGACGAATCCGACAATCTTGCACAATATATCAGCGAATCCTTTGCGGTTGCGGCAATCGTTGACGAGATCCAGGATCCGACATCAACTTTCTTGATCGCATACGTCGATGGCAAGGCGGTCGGGTATGCTCGACTCATCGACTATTCGACAACCGACGGAGTAAGCAGTGATCGTGTTATCGAATTAAGGCGAATCTATATTCTCGAACGTCTGTGGGGTACCGGTATCGGTGAGCAATTGCTGACACAATGCGTCAAAACCGCGTCGGAGCGAGGGTTTGACACAATATGGCTCGGCGTTTGGGAAGAAAACCTGCGGGCTCGGCGGTTCTATGACAAGTTCGGTTTCAAACAGGTCGGCACTCTCACGTTTCCATATGGCGACGTGGTCGGCATCAATCTTGTGCTCCAAAAAAACCTAACCTAA